One Rhea pennata isolate bPtePen1 chromosome 3, bPtePen1.pri, whole genome shotgun sequence DNA segment encodes these proteins:
- the LOC134139123 gene encoding radial spoke head protein 3 homolog B-like, which yields MEEELAYRWEQQCVYIERQNEELAEGQLLKEQQRRHREEKERCQLQQMQVQQEEETTEETAALTFAEYYLADPTPSILTSLPESRDLYDPAERDIEEELLFLWTVEV from the exons ATGGAAGAGGAGCTGGCATACCGGTGGGAACAGCAATGTGTGTACATAGAGCGGCAAAACGAAGAGCTGGCTGAGGGACAGCTGcttaaagagcagcagaggagacaCAGAGAGGAGAAG GAACGCTGCCAACTGCAGCAGATGCAAgtgcagcaggaagaggagacCACAGAGGAAACGGCAGCTCTGACATTTGCTGAGTATTACTTGGCTGATCCCACCCCATCGATCTTGACCAGTCTTCCTGAGAGCAGGGATCTCTATGACCCAGCAGAGAGAG ATATTGAGGAAGAACTCCTTTTCTTGTGGACAGTGGAAGTGTAA